In Chloroflexota bacterium, a single window of DNA contains:
- a CDS encoding GAF domain-containing sensor histidine kinase, with product MLREKLLVIGDEGLAQRVASLEPGYQVKLTPQGRVLEVAQEEPFDLVIASQDNLPTIKTLIKRYSTLGCLLLGEGREAPPHGCLTFPALLSDEELQAALEEALERGRLLRENQHLLALLPLFEINRALFSELDLDSLPITLLRVVWSETRADEAALFLWEGEGPVLRAQIGGNGQSPDMALRAARQGHPLHLSPDGSGSLLCLPLTARGKVIAILQASRASAFSPRELSFLTILSRQAAIALENAILLRDLSGQRQRVEYLLGQSILAQEKERRRISLELHDTVAPRFVGACHSLQALEGQWSGKLGKGLKEIRGSLALGLKELRWAIESLQPPVLEGGLVEALRRFGQAFCSETGLHFSLEVKGEPPRLSPLLEASAYRVAQEALTNVHKHAHATSVQMRVSFDGQGLTLKIGDDGQGFDPQQVLAQDGPSHLGLSGMRERAQALGGKVEVLSRPEEGTQVVLHLPVGA from the coding sequence ATGCTGCGGGAGAAACTCCTGGTCATCGGTGATGAGGGCCTGGCCCAAAGGGTGGCCTCTCTGGAACCCGGCTATCAGGTAAAACTGACCCCTCAGGGGCGGGTCCTGGAGGTGGCGCAGGAAGAGCCCTTTGACCTGGTCATCGCCAGCCAGGACAACCTCCCTACCATCAAGACCCTGATAAAGAGATACTCCACCCTGGGATGCCTGCTCCTTGGGGAGGGGCGGGAGGCCCCACCCCATGGCTGCCTCACCTTCCCTGCCCTGCTCAGCGATGAAGAGCTTCAAGCCGCCCTGGAGGAGGCCCTGGAGAGAGGGCGGCTCCTGAGAGAAAACCAGCACCTTCTGGCCCTCCTCCCCCTTTTTGAGATAAACAGGGCCCTCTTCTCCGAGTTGGACCTGGACAGCCTGCCCATAACCCTGCTACGGGTAGTGTGGTCAGAGACCAGGGCCGATGAGGCGGCCCTCTTCCTCTGGGAAGGGGAAGGTCCGGTGCTCCGCGCGCAGATAGGAGGCAATGGACAATCCCCCGATATGGCCCTGCGGGCGGCCCGACAAGGCCACCCCCTCCACCTTTCCCCTGATGGCAGCGGCTCCCTCCTCTGCCTCCCTCTCACAGCCCGGGGCAAGGTCATCGCCATCCTGCAGGCCTCCCGGGCCTCAGCCTTTTCCCCCAGGGAGCTGTCCTTCCTCACCATCCTATCCCGTCAGGCCGCTATAGCCCTGGAGAATGCTATTCTCCTCCGTGACCTCTCGGGGCAACGGCAGCGGGTGGAATACCTGCTGGGGCAGAGCATCCTGGCCCAGGAAAAGGAACGCCGGCGCATCTCCCTGGAACTCCACGACACTGTAGCCCCGCGCTTTGTGGGGGCCTGCCATAGCCTCCAGGCCCTGGAGGGGCAGTGGTCAGGGAAACTGGGGAAGGGTCTTAAGGAGATAAGGGGCTCCCTTGCCCTGGGGCTGAAGGAACTCCGCTGGGCAATAGAGAGCCTGCAACCCCCCGTTCTGGAAGGCGGACTGGTGGAGGCCCTCCGGCGGTTCGGCCAGGCTTTCTGCAGTGAGACAGGGCTCCATTTTTCGCTGGAGGTGAAGGGGGAACCTCCCCGCCTCTCCCCCCTCCTGGAGGCCTCGGCCTACCGGGTGGCCCAGGAGGCCCTTACCAATGTCCACAAACACGCTCACGCCACCTCTGTGCAGATGAGGGTCTCTTTTGATGGCCAGGGGTTAACACTAAAGATAGGGGATGACGGCCAGGGCTTTGACCCCCAGCAGGTCCTGGCCCAGGATGGCCCCAGCCATCTGGGCTTGAGCGGCATGAGGGAACGGGCCCAGGCCCTTGGAGGCAAAGTGGAAGTATTGAGCCGGCCCGAGGAGGGAACGCAGGTGGTCCTCCACCTCCCGGTGGGGGCGTAA
- a CDS encoding response regulator transcription factor: protein MAIRVIVVDDHPVVREGLKRLLEQDRNLEVCGEAGTGEEALQLAGRHHPDVALLDMRLPGLGGIDLLDRFRQEFPTIKLICLTFYGEQYLAQALAAGASGYLTKEASREEVVLAVRAVLQGRTFIHPSFSSKVYNQFAHLVREGPKTFLTHRQLEVVKQVALGGTNKEISRRLYLSETTVKREIRTIFDKLDARDRAQAVSRAHEKGLL, encoded by the coding sequence ATGGCCATCCGGGTGATAGTGGTAGATGACCACCCCGTGGTGCGGGAGGGACTAAAGCGGCTCCTGGAGCAGGACCGCAATCTAGAGGTCTGTGGCGAAGCGGGGACTGGGGAGGAGGCCCTGCAACTGGCGGGACGCCACCACCCCGATGTGGCCCTGCTGGACATGAGGCTCCCCGGCCTGGGAGGCATTGACTTGCTGGACCGCTTCCGCCAGGAGTTCCCTACTATCAAGCTCATCTGCCTCACCTTTTACGGGGAACAGTATCTGGCCCAGGCCCTTGCCGCCGGCGCTTCCGGCTACCTGACGAAAGAGGCCAGCCGCGAGGAGGTGGTCCTGGCGGTGCGGGCAGTCCTCCAGGGCCGCACCTTCATCCACCCCTCATTCTCCTCCAAGGTCTATAACCAGTTTGCCCACCTGGTAAGAGAAGGGCCGAAGACTTTCCTCACCCACCGGCAGCTGGAAGTTGTGAAACAGGTTGCCCTGGGGGGCACCAACAAGGAGATCTCCCGCCGCCTATATCTTTCTGAGACCACGGTGAAGAGAGAGATCAGGACCATATTTGACAAACTGGATGCCCGGGACCGGGCCCAGGCCGTCTCCCGGGCCCATGAGAAAGGCCTCCTCTAG